A part of Arachis hypogaea cultivar Tifrunner chromosome 12, arahy.Tifrunner.gnm2.J5K5, whole genome shotgun sequence genomic DNA contains:
- the LOC112729054 gene encoding epi-neemfruitin B 7-O-acetyltransferse L7AT-like has protein sequence MRKEGRALGGGVVWGRGERRKRKGKVENLHTAATPAIIASPFSLQFAMSPPLPQYFSRDPPPPPQLFSPHDSQLTAAVPPSPPPPRAATLFYTSQNLCEFPKRLELLKQSLSETLTQFYPLAGRIKDDLSIDCNDEGANFVVAKVNCPITKFLEKPDLKSLNELLATTPYSEEPMIGAHVTNIQVNVFDCGGIAIGFCVSHRIFDANSLNTFTKVWIERATSCNRNSKPLTEPNFAISSLFPTSTLHFRDFSKKIWGSFLKEEKWVTRRIVFKNSTIATLKAQIMAKSSSDSLKNHLNTPTRVQIVYALLWKCFMAASKAQFGTQRPSMVINTVNLRRRMEKSLRPENAIGNFVWLTTLEHMSSEHELSLDELVSKLKKSNEEIDKDFVARLQSEEEGSSIMENALRRISGETWSNNNEGDDEALETLWFNSWCNFEGYDADFGWGKPMWLSSVGVKDNSMLANKIILVDTKFKDGIEAWTTLDEEKMKHLVSSTELLTYATVDPSPLAVASSKL, from the exons atgaGAAAGGAAGGTCGTGCTTTGGGAGGGGGTGTTGTTTGGGGAAGAGGGGAAAGGaggaagaggaaaggaaaggtggAGAATCTCCACACTGCTGCCACT CCCGCCATCATTGCATCGCCGTTCTCATTGCAATTCGCGATGTCACCACCACTGCCGCAGTACTTTTCACGcgatccaccaccaccaccgcaaCTCTTCTCCCCTCATGATTCGCAGTTAACCGCCGCAGTCCCTCCTTCCCCACCACCGCCTCGAG CAGCCACCCTATTCTACACCTCACAAAATCTATGTGAATTCCCAAAGAGATTAGAGTTGCTTAAACAATCATTATCTGAAACACTAACACAATTCTACCCTCTTGCTGGAAGGATCAAAGATGATTTGTCCATTGATTGCAATGATGAAGGTGCTAACTTTGTAGTAGCCAAAGTGAATTGTCCTATTACAAAGTTTCTAGAGAAGCCTGATTTGAAATCATTGAATGAGCTTCTTGCAACTACTCCATACTCTGAAGAACCAATGATAGGAGCTCATGTGACTAACATTCAAGTCAATGTCTTTGATTGTGGTGGAATTGCAATTGGATTTTGCGTTTCTCATAGGATCTTTGATGCTAATTCATTGAACACCTTCACTAAGGTGTGGATAGAAAGAGCCACCAGCTGCAACCGAAATTCAAAACCTTTGACAGAACCCAACTTTGCTATAAGTTCTCTGTTCCCAACAAGTACTTTACATTTCAGAGACTTCTCAAAGAAAATCTGGGGTTCCTTTTTGAAGGAAGAAAAATGGGTCACAAGAAGGATTGTGTTCAAAAATTCAACTATTGCCACCCTCAAGGCTCAAATAATGGCAAAATCTTCATCTGATTCATTGAAGAATCATCTTAACACTCCTACACGTGTTCAGATAGTTTATGCATTGTTGTGGAAGTGTTTCATGGCTGCATCAAAGGCTCAATTTGGAACTCAAAGGCCTTCTATGGTGATTAACACGGTGAATCTTCGTCGAAGAATGGAAAAATCTCTACGTCCTGAGAATGCTATAGGAAATTTTGTGTGGTTGACAACTTTAGAACACATGAGTAGTGAGCATGAGTTGAGTTTGGATGAGTTGGTGAGTAAATTAAAGAAGTCAAATGAAGAAATTGATAAGGATTTTGTTGCAAGATTGCAAAGTGAAGAAGAAGGGAGTTCAATAATGGAAAATGCTCTTAGGAGAATTAGTGGTGAAACATGGTCTAATAATAATGAGGGTGATGATGAGGCATTAGAAACCTTATGGTTTAATAGTTGGTGTAATTTTGAAGGTTATGATGCTGATTTTGGATGGGGAAAACCTATGTGGCTGAGTAGTGTTGGTGTAAAAGATAATTCAATGTTAGCCAATAAGATAATTTTGGTTGATACTAAGTTCAAAGATGGTATAGAAGCTTGGACTACCTTGGATGAGGAGAAAATGAAGCATTTGGTTTCAAGCACTGAATTACTCACTTATGCAACTGTTGATCCAAGTCCTTTAGCAGTGGCTAGCTCAAAATTATAG